GAACTCCCTCATCGGCTTCCGCGCCCTGATGGGCGTGGGAGGGGCGTTCATCATGCCGGCCACCCTGTCGGTCGTCACGAACGTCTTCCACGACCCGAAGGAGCGCGGCCGGGCCATCGGCGTGTGGGCCGGCGTGTCCGCGCTCGGGCTGGCGCTCGGGCCTGTCACCGGCGGCTTCCTGCTCGAGCACTTCTGGTGGGGCTCGGTGCTGCTCGTCAACGTGCCGGTGGTGATCGTCGCCCTCGTCGGCGGGTTCCTGCTGATCCCCGACTCGCGCGACCCCTCTGCGCCCCGGGTCGACGTGCCCGGCGCCCTCCTGTCGATGGCCGGCCTCGCCGTCCTGCTGTGGGGCCTGATCGAGGGCCCGACCAAGGGCTGGCTGTCGGGTGAGGTGCTCGGCGCGTTCGCCGGCGGGCTCGTGCTGCTCGGGGCGTTCCTCGCCTGGGAGCGCCACACGGACGCGCCGATGCTCGACGTCAGCTTCTTCAAGCGCCCCCGCTTCAGCGCCGCCAGCGGGGCCATCACGTTCACCTTCATGGCCCTGATGGGCACGATCTTCGTGCTCACCCAGTACCTGCAGTCGGTGCACGGCTTCAGCCCGGTCAAGGCGGGCGCGGTGCTGATCCCGATGTCGCTGGTGATGGTGGTGCTGGCGCCCCTGTCGGCCCGGATCGTCGAGCGCATCGGCAGCAAGCTGGTGCTCGGCTCCGGCCTGGTGATCGTGTCCGCCGGCCTGGCGTCGATGTCGCTGTTCACCGTGGGCACCCCCACGTGGCTCATCATCCTGTCGACCATGCTCATGGCATCCGGGATGGCCAACGTCATGGCGCCGGCCACGGAGTCGATCATGGGCTCGCTGCCCCGGGAGAAGGCCGGGGTCGGCTCGGCCGTCAACGACACCACCCGCCAGGTGGGCGGGGCGATCGGCGTGGCGCTGGTCGGTAGCCTCCTCGCCTCCCGCTACGGCGGCCACGTCGACGCGGGGCTGGCCGACAGCGGCGTGTCGCCGAGCGTGCTCGACCGCATCGGCGGCAGCGTGCAGGCCGGCATCAGCATCGGCCGCGACACCGGTGGCGAGCTGGGCGGGCGCATCGTCGACGTCGCCCAGCACTCGTTCATGTCGGGCATGCACCTCTCCGCGCTGGTCGCGGCCGGCATCACGCTGATGGCGGCGCTCGGCGTGTTCCGGTGGCTGCCCGCCCGGGCGCCGGAATCCGAGGCGGCTCCGCCCCTGGCGGGTGCCGACGGCAACGGCTCGGGCTCGCACGAGGATGCGACGGTGCCCGCCCCCGTCCCCTAATCTGACGGTACGTCAGATTTGGGAGGACGCGGAGACCCATGGGGCTGCTCGACGGCAAGATCGCCATCGTCACCGGCGCAGGACACGGCATCGGCCGTGGCCACGCACTGGAACTGGCCAGGCAGGGAGCCAAGGTCGTGGTCAACGACCTCGGCTCCACGGTCACCGGGGAGGGCGCCTCGCGCGACGCCGACGTGACCGTGAAGCTCGTCGAGTCGCGGGGCGGCGAGGCCGTCGCCAACTACGAGGACGTGGCCGACCACGAGGGCGCCGGACGCCTGATCGCCCAGGCCGTCGACACATGGGGCCACCTCGACGTCCTGGTCAACAACGCCGGCATCGTGCGCGACCAGGCCATCTGGAACATGTCCGAGACCGACTTCGACGCCGTGCTGCGGGTCCACGTGAAGGGCACCTGGGCGCCGTGCCACTGGGCGGCCCGGCACTGGCGGGAGCGGGGCAAGGCGGGGGAGGCCTTCACCGGTCGGGTGATCAACACGATCTCGGGCGCCGGGCTGGTCGGCAACTTCGGCCAGACCAACTACGCCACCGCCAAGGCCGGCATCGCCGGGCTCACCCAGACGCTCAGCCTGGAGCTCTACAAGCTGGGGGTGACCGTCAACGCCGTGGGCCCCGCGGCCGCGACCCGGATCACCGCCACCATGCCGGGCGCGCCCGCGGTCATCGAGCCCGACGACGTGCCCGACGACGAGTGGAACCGGATGGACCCGGCCGTCTCGTCGCCGCTCGTCGCCTGGCTGGCCTCCGACGAGTCGCAGCTCGTGACCGGCCAGGTCATCCGGGCGGTCGCCGAGGACATCATCTGGATGAAGGGCTGGAGCGACGGCCCCAAGGTGAACAACGGCGGCAAGCGCTGGGACGCCACCACCCTCGGCACGGTGCTCGCCACCGACGTCTTCAACACCCGCGCCCCGGGCTTGCGTTACTGACGCCGGCCTGCGTTACCGACGCCCCACCGGCCACCCCACCGCCACCCCAGGCGGTGAAGGCGGCAAGGCGCTTCGCAGCGCTCACCGATGGCGTGATGGTCTAACTTTTCCCGATGGCGCGGCGGGCCGCGATCTCCGGCGGCGACCAGGCATACCTTCGGCAAGTCCAGTATCGAGACGGATCGAAGCTCTCGGATCGTGCCCAGCTGCACGTGAAGTACAGCACCGCGAGCGTCGCCTGGTTCCCGTGGCTGAGTCGGCAGATCGGGTGGCCGACCTCGGCACGGGTGCTCGACGTGGGTTGCGGTACCGGCTGGCTGTGGGCGGAGGCGGCGCCCTCGCTGCCCGACGACCTCGACCTCACGCTGACCGACCTGTCCATCGGCATGGTGCGCGACGCCCTCGGGCGGGTGAGCGGCCGGGGGCGGCACCGGCGGGTGACCGGCCACGTCGCCGACGTGCAGCAGCTGCCGTACACGGCTGAGCAGTTCGACGTGGTGGTCGCCAACCACATGCTCTACCACGTGCCCGACCCGCGGCTGGCGGTGCGCGAGATGGCCCGGGCGCTGCGTCCGGACGGCGTGGTGCTGATCGCCACCAACGGGCCGGCCCACCTACGGGAGCTGTGGGAGATCCGTGAGGAGGTGTTCGGCGGCGAATCGGGGCGCTGGTTCAGCGACGTGTTCGGCATCGACAACGGCGGCGCGATGCTGCGGGAGCAGTTCGCCGACGTGACGTGGCACCCCTACGACGACCGCCTGATCTGCCTCGACCCCGACGACGTCCTCACCTTCATGTGCTCCTGCCCTCCGGCCGAGAGCGCCACCCCCGCCCAGCTCCACCACATGTCCCAGGTGGTCGAGGCCCGCTTCGCCGCCGGTGCCGGGGTCCTCGAGGTCGAGAAGGAGACCGGCGTGTTCACCTGCCGCTCCCCCCAGCCCAAGCCCTGACCCTCCTCGGAGGGTCGCCGCAACGTCGTCTGGACGCGGCAAGGGCGGCGCCCTGGGGGGTGGGGATGCGCCGCCCTTGCGATCTTGTCGGATGTGGGTGCTAGCGCCAGCCGAGGTTGCTGGTGCAGGCCGGCCAGGCGCCCCAGCCCGAGCTCTCCCAGAGCTGCTTGCCCATGGCGATCTGGACCTCACGGGAGTGCTCGTGCGGGTAACCGGTACCGCCGAGGCCCTGCCACGTGGACAGCGAGAACTGGATCCCGCCGTAGTAGCCGTTGCCGGTGTTGATCGACCAGTTGCCGCCGGACTCGCACTCGGCGAGAGCGTCCCAGGAGCCGTCGTAGTAGGGGTCGCCGAGCTGCCCGCTCGACGGCGGCGGCACCGTGTCGGGAACCGTCATCGGCGGCTCCGTGGACGGTGGCGGCGGTGGTTCCGTGGTGGTCGTGGTGGGCGGCGCCGTGGTCGTGGTGGTGGGCGGAGCCGTGGTGGTCGGTGGCGGCGCCGTGGTGGTGGTCTGGCGCGCCAGCAGGCTCTTCATCTGGGCCGCGTCGTGCTGGGAGTTGCCCCGCGCCGCTCGCAGAGCGATCAGCGAGGGTGAGGGCGTGTCCTCGGTGGCGACACGGTCGTCGTCGCCGTCGGGGATGATCGAGTTGGCCAGGGCGATGGGCCCGACCAACAGTGCGACGCCGGCAACGCCACCCAGGATGGCCCGCCGTACGTCATTCCGTTTATGACGACCGTGGTCGTCATGGGTGCCCTGTTCGCCGTTCCAGTCAGACATCGTGCGCAGTTCTCCTTGGTCGGGAGCGCGCGTCATTCCCACACAAAACTCGGGGAGGGAAGGGGATTTCCGAAGTGCCCGCGGACGCCCCAGCACGCGCCGTCCTGTTCCTTGGTGAAATGAGTCTGACACGATCGCAATAATTTCGCAACAATGGGGCGCCTCAAACCGCGCCGCCTGGATGAACCCTGCCCGCTCCGAAAACCCAGCTGCGAAGCGCTAACGGGACCTGGGAAGCCCCAGGCCACGCTGGGCGATGATCTCCCTCTGCACCTCGCTCGAACCACCGTAGATCGTCGTGACCATCGCGTGTCGGAATGCATGTTCGAAATGGCCCTCGGAAACCGTAGCCCGCTCGCCGCGCGGGATGAGGGCATTCGTCCCGATCATGTCGAGCAGGTCGCTCGACGCCGTCGCGAAGGCCTCGGTCAGGGCCAGCTTGGCCATCGATCCCTCGACCAACGGGAGCGCGCCCGTGGCCGCCATCCAGGCCGAGCGGTACAGCAGCAACCGACCGACCTCGAGCTCGGTGTCCCAGCGCGCCAGGCGCTCCTGGTTGATCGGATCGTCGATGGGGCGGGGCCGGCCGGTGTCGCCCGCCGGCTCGGCAGCCCAGCTCGCCGCCCG
This genomic interval from Acidimicrobiales bacterium contains the following:
- a CDS encoding transglycosylase family protein — encoded protein: MSDWNGEQGTHDDHGRHKRNDVRRAILGGVAGVALLVGPIALANSIIPDGDDDRVATEDTPSPSLIALRAARGNSQHDAAQMKSLLARQTTTTAPPPTTTAPPTTTTTAPPTTTTTEPPPPPSTEPPMTVPDTVPPPSSGQLGDPYYDGSWDALAECESGGNWSINTGNGYYGGIQFSLSTWQGLGGTGYPHEHSREVQIAMGKQLWESSGWGAWPACTSNLGWR
- a CDS encoding methyltransferase domain-containing protein, with translation MKYSTASVAWFPWLSRQIGWPTSARVLDVGCGTGWLWAEAAPSLPDDLDLTLTDLSIGMVRDALGRVSGRGRHRRVTGHVADVQQLPYTAEQFDVVVANHMLYHVPDPRLAVREMARALRPDGVVLIATNGPAHLRELWEIREEVFGGESGRWFSDVFGIDNGGAMLREQFADVTWHPYDDRLICLDPDDVLTFMCSCPPAESATPAQLHHMSQVVEARFAAGAGVLEVEKETGVFTCRSPQPKP
- a CDS encoding SDR family NAD(P)-dependent oxidoreductase, encoding MGLLDGKIAIVTGAGHGIGRGHALELARQGAKVVVNDLGSTVTGEGASRDADVTVKLVESRGGEAVANYEDVADHEGAGRLIAQAVDTWGHLDVLVNNAGIVRDQAIWNMSETDFDAVLRVHVKGTWAPCHWAARHWRERGKAGEAFTGRVINTISGAGLVGNFGQTNYATAKAGIAGLTQTLSLELYKLGVTVNAVGPAAATRITATMPGAPAVIEPDDVPDDEWNRMDPAVSSPLVAWLASDESQLVTGQVIRAVAEDIIWMKGWSDGPKVNNGGKRWDATTLGTVLATDVFNTRAPGLRY
- a CDS encoding MFS transporter, with the translated sequence NSLIGFRALMGVGGAFIMPATLSVVTNVFHDPKERGRAIGVWAGVSALGLALGPVTGGFLLEHFWWGSVLLVNVPVVIVALVGGFLLIPDSRDPSAPRVDVPGALLSMAGLAVLLWGLIEGPTKGWLSGEVLGAFAGGLVLLGAFLAWERHTDAPMLDVSFFKRPRFSAASGAITFTFMALMGTIFVLTQYLQSVHGFSPVKAGAVLIPMSLVMVVLAPLSARIVERIGSKLVLGSGLVIVSAGLASMSLFTVGTPTWLIILSTMLMASGMANVMAPATESIMGSLPREKAGVGSAVNDTTRQVGGAIGVALVGSLLASRYGGHVDAGLADSGVSPSVLDRIGGSVQAGISIGRDTGGELGGRIVDVAQHSFMSGMHLSALVAAGITLMAALGVFRWLPARAPESEAAPPLAGADGNGSGSHEDATVPAPVP